The segment TGAAGCATATTGTAAGACAAACCAAAAGCACAGAAAAtaatggtgaaagattagtacCCACCCAAAGATGAGAGCGTTCCAGAACATGGTATCGTTATCTTGAGGAGCACCAATTATCCCACGGGAGGATCTTTTCTGCAGTCTCTTGAAATCCCACAAGAGTCTTTATCTAGCCGGAGTCGCCATAGCTGGAATCGTTCTCAAATGTCGCAATACCAAACCgaaattttcaaaagatatcAAGAATTCTCATTGATTCTCACTTGTGTGGTAGTAGTAATTTTCATTTCACATTTAGCCACGAACACATTCttccaaattaatatttttattaagtttatcaTTTCAAGGAATTTATTAATTAGTGGTATAGCATAAAGACAAAACAAATACGTCAACACCCAAGCGGACGTGACTCAGCAAAGCTATCCCCATAAGATTTATGGATACTATCTTTTATTTACATCTATCTAAATCTGTTTAGTCTTtacaaatttcatttttaagaaATGATACAGTATTAACCTTCTTACTCCATTTCTATAATTAGAGgaggtttttttattttttttatcatgaggtttttaataaaagaaagagaatatGGTTGATGATTCTTCCTCATGATGAGTCATCATATAAAAGCCAATTAAAAACTATGGCGTTTGAGCCGTAAATACTCTTAAATGAGCAAATTTGTTCAAAACCCTTACAATAGCTAGATACCATTGGTTGGGGGGGAAAAAGTAAATTTGAAGGGGAGAATTTTGGGGGGAATTAGGGTAGGGGAAGCAAATATTGGAAAAGGGGAGTGTATAGAGTACAAATACTCTTAAATTAAAGGGGAACAATCGATAAATATCTAAGAATCATTTACGTAATTTCAATCAAAATCAATTAGTCTCCTTTATAGAAGCCAATCACTCAGTTACACCACAAACCAATCTCTAGTAGtatccttaaaaaaaaaaaaacgtctCTGAGTTTCATCTCTCTCTCCGTCTCTTTTGGATCTTAAGCAATGTTCAGAGTCTTGGCGAGCAGAGGACTGAGAGCTAAGTCTCTCTGTGACAACAAATCCTCGAGCTTTCTTGCCCCTTTCACCTCTTCCAGGTTTGATCTCGCCAAAGCGttgtcttttttcttctttctttttaagaTGGTTCTTCGCCTTTTTGGTttgcatgtttttttctttttgcccTTAACAGTCTCAGTAAAGatttaattaaaagtaaaattaaaaagacaaaaacttTTAGCAAGttgatgtttttaaaaaaacctGAGATTTGGTCTTTTGTTTACATGATCGAGTTTCCGCATCTGACTGTGTTTTGATGTAATGAAGATCGTCTTGTCTGATTACCGttgacatataaaattataaggTTCCTGATTTGATCTGCTTTTTTGCAGATGGAATCATTCCATACCTTTTGCTACGGTAGATGCGGAGGAGATATCTGGTGCTCACCCTGCTGAAGTACAGAGCTTTGGTACTGTGTCCACTTCTCATTGATTGCTCATTTGCAAAGTCATGTAACTGTTTTCAATTGCTATTTGTGGAATCTCTGAGATCTATTTTCGTTTGTATATATAGTGCAAGGGAAGTGGATAGGATCTTCGAACTACAACACGCTTCTGGATCCTCTCAATGGAGAACCTTTCATTAAAGTTGCTGAAGTGGAGGAATCAGGAGTTCAGGTGTGGAGAGATCCCTCCCTCCATTAATCGTAAAGCCAACATTGGTATCTTTCACATTTCTAACTTTTATGTTTCCTCTGTTATTATGTTGCAGCCGTTCGTTGAGAGCTTAGCACAGTGTCCGAAACATGGTCTGCATAACCCTTTTAAATCTCCTGAGAGGTAAGATTTGCTTTTTGGTAATTTAAGAAGCTTTTTTTAAATCTGATCTAAAACCTATGGTCATTGGTCTCTGCAGATATCTTTTATATGGAGATGTGTCGACAAAGGCAGCTCATATGCTCGCCTTACCTAAGGTAGCTGATTTCTTCACGAGGTTGATTCAAAGGGTTGCTCCTAAGAGTTACCAGCAAGCTGCTGGAGAAGTCTTCGTCACACGAAAGTTCTTAGAGAACTTTTGCGGCGATCAGGtacttatttttgtttatattggTTCATTGTTGTCACTTTAGAATATTTTGATTAACGAGTCTGCtacactttcttttttttatcaggTGCGGTTCCTAGCACGGTCTTTTGCAGTGCCTGGGAATCACCTTGGGCAGCAAAGTCATGGCTACCGCTGGCCTTATGGTCCTGTAAGTTATTTTCTTAAGGATGCTTTTGTAACTTGTGACTATTCTGTTCTCTGCTTTGTTTTTGACCTCTTCATGTTGGCAGGTGACGATTGTTACACCATTCAATTTCCCACTAGAGATTCCACTACTTCAGCTGATGGGGGCTTTGTACATGGGTAACAAACCTCTTCTTAAAGTTGACAGCAAGGTATGTACTTACTTAATATCATCTCggaacacatatataaaacttaattcatattctcttttttcatgattttgttttaaaatgttttacttTGGATAGGTGAGCATTGTAATGGAGCAAATGATGCGGTTGCTTCACTACTGTGGTTTACCCGTTGAAGATGTTGACTTTATAAACTCTGATGGCAAGACTATGAACAAGATATTGCTAGAGGTTTTGTGTTCCGGAAACACACAAGTCTATTGTCTgtctccattttttttcttaaactgaGCTGAATCCATGTTTTTTTGGCGTATATTGCAGGCGAATCCAAGGATGACTCTCTTCACGGGTAGCTCTAGAGTAGCTGAAAAGTTGGCACTTGACCTCAAAGGTCGGATCAGGCTAGAAGATGCTGGATTTGATTGGAAAGTTTTGGGACCAGATGTTCAGGAGGTTCCTTACTATATACATAAACTTTCCTATTTCTATTTCCACTTTTGATGTGAATGTAATCTTTGACTCGGTGTTCCAATGCCAGATTGATTATGTTGCATGGGTATGTGATCAAGATGCATACGCGTGCAGTGGACAGAAGTGTTCTGCACAGTCTATACTTTTTGTGCACGAGGTTGGTTTGATCCTTAGTTGCTTAACCAGTGAAACCGCCTTTGAATGAATCATTTTGGGTTACTTCCAGTTTCTAAATTTGTCTTTTTTATTCCAGAACTGGTCAAAAACCTCTCTTCTCTCCAAGTTAAAAGATCTTGCAGGAAGACGCAAGCTGGAAGACTTGACCATTGGTCCTGTCCTAACAGTAAGTTTTCATAATTTGCTTTTTAGTCATCCAAAGAGATTGTATCATTATTGACACTACTCGTTAATATTATTActgttttaaaaaaagtttacaacAGAGGCAATGTTGGAGCACATGGAGAATCTGCTTAAGATTCCAGGCTCAAAGCTACTCTTTGGTGGGAAACCGTTGAAGAACCACTCTATTCCTTCTATCTACGGAGCTTTGGAGCCCACCGCAGTTTATGTTCCCATTGAAGAAATCTTGAAGGACAGTAAAACCTACGAACTCGTCACCAAAGAAATCTTTGGACCGTTTCAGGTAATAATATCATTTTCTAACATCTGAATGATCTGTCTTGTTTCCTTGCTGATAATAAATGTATCTGATGTCTCCAGATTGTAACGGAATACAAAAAGGATCAACTTCCTCTTGTGTTGGATGCTTTGGAGAGGATGCACGCTCATCTAACTGCTGCTGTTGTTTCAAACGACCCCATCTTTATCCAGGCAAATCTATGCACCATCCTCATTagtcaatctcttcttctcaaTTCTCTCAAAGATGATAATGATGTAACGAATGCGTGCAGGAAGTGATAGGGAACACGGTGAATGGGACTACATATGCTGGACTCAGAGGAAGAACAACTGGAGCTCCTCAGAATCACTGGTGAGATAATTAACAAATAGTCCTTCTTTGTGAAAAAAAAGCTAGATGCTCATATTATATAAACACAGGTTTGGACCTGCTGGGGATCCAAGAGGAGCAGGGATAGGAACACCAGAGGCAATAAAGCTGGTGTGGTCATGCCACAGAGAGGTCATCTATGACTATGGTCCGATTCCACATGGTTGGGAACTTCCTGCATCTACTTAAAATGagcgaaagagagagagagagagcacttTGTTTGCTCTATTACCCAATAAAAGTGAGAGTTTTTGTAGTTTACCTACCCTCTCTACTGGTTTGTAGTTTCAGTATGAGTGTGGGGGAGGAGGCATAACAACAACTTTTGAATCATGAAATAAAAGCGTTGACTTAGTTAGTCAATGGCTGAGAGGCTGATTATTATCATTGTAAAACTTCACTGAatcttaattatgttttttttttccattttagaTCCACTTTTCAATTGTTTTTGTTGAGTTCACAGAATCACAGTAAAGTAAAATTTAAACCTATCGATCCTATAAAGTAGTCTAttgaaaaagaataaaatttcGTCACTATCATGGAAAAAGACAACAGCAGATTCCTGTATGTGTACACATGCAAATCTCTGAACCGGTCTTGATCCTTTGTGATGCTGAAAAGTCCGAGGAGGAATCCATAAACGCAGCAGAGTGATATCTCTATGCAATGGAGTTTTTCAACGTTGTTGTACTTTATGTCCTAAAGTTTTGATGATATGAACAAGCAGTTTGTCTCCTGTTATTCTTCTGACTCGTTGTATTAGTTCGCTCCGCGAGATTCTCATGTCCTGTTGTTGTTTGTATGCAAAAGGAAGCAACAATTAGAATGTGATATGACAAATTTACATGAAAGAAGCAAAcaatggaagaagaagagagaacacTTACTTGCTGATCTCTGTAGTGTTTTTGAATGATGAATATCTGAGATTGAGGTAGGAACTTCGACAATGCTTTGATCAGTACAGGAAATGGCATCCATGGCGATCTCAATCTCCTTGGAGACTGGTTTTGGTTTTGCTTACGGTTGAAGTTAAACGGAGTTTTGATGCAGACAAGAAACTCAGGCAAGAGATGTGTGTTCATGTGTGTGCTCCACACGATATACTTCTTCGGAGAAGCTAAATCATCTACACCAGAATCAAACTCTGGTGAGCTAGGACAAGACTGAGTCGAGCCTCGTGGAACAACCTCCGACTTTCCAAGTATAACTCTCGAAAGCAGCAAAAATCTCATCCCATCCTCTGAGTCCGCAGCTGATTCCTTCACACTAGAAACACACAAACAGTAAGACCAGTGAAACTAGTGTTGTTCCATTTATTAAAGAGTGTcattgtgacatttttcacacagattaagaaagttgttgaaatatatgtaaattgtaattaattatattctttgaccaatagtattttagataaataaaattatttataaaatcaatgcagtttgcaattaattttcagttgaaagttagtataatttacattgaaattgtaaGTGACattttttgtgtaacaagaaaataagtTTAGAGTgatacttattatgaaacagagggagtattaattatattttataaaaatataataattatttaaatttaaaataaatttatatttttgggtttaaaaatATCGGTATTTTTGGTCCAGTTCAAGATTTCGGTCTTTTTCTGTtcattttttgaataatatttccaagaatttattattattatttttttggtaaaaagctTTTCAAGAATTAatgagagattgagagagagatcTAAGTTTACCATTCAAGAAGCGCATTATCAGGGGAGAGATACAAGCCACGACCATAAGATCCGTCGTTACTCGGCTGGCTAAACCCGTATTCCAAAACAGACTTCAACTCTGCTTTCGTGACGGCGCACCAACCGTATTTGACTCTACTCCCGCCGCCGCCTTCACCACCGACGTGTTTCGTCTCCACCGCCTCTTGAAAAACCTGGAAGGACTTGAGCTTTGCACGAGCCCCGAGGGTTCCAAACCCGTTTCTGAGGATGGAGAGGAGCTGGCATTGGTCTCCACCAAGACCAGACTTACAGTTGCGGTAGATTAGATCGTAAGCTTTGTCGCCTTCGAGCAGCTCCACAAGCCCGTGTTCCTCGGCGAAAGACGGTCTTGGATGATCATAAGCATCACAGCTTCCAGATTCAGATATCGTTGATCCTTCTTGCTCTGAATCTAAACTAGCTTGCAACGACTCGGTTCTTGCGTAATCCATTGGAAGACAAGAAAATAATCAAACCGTGTAGATACACGATGCTGAATCTAGATATTTAACCTTTGAATGGTCTCTCGTGTTAATTAGTTTGATAAGAAAGCAGAAGAACTTGAGCTCCAAGTGCAAATATATAAGGAAGGAATTACAGAAATGGAAAGTGGGGAAGAACCGCCTTTGGTTACTGTAATCCGCGGTGATTgcatttgtttatatatttataggaaagtctttaaatctaaaaaacacAGAAGTCCTTGTCCTTTTCTACGTGGAGAAGACGTAAACAAAGTTTAAACACGcactataataaatataaatgatcTCTTTTTTATTACAAGAAAAAAAgctaaaatgattttttatttaaattttaagaaaggAAAAAGAGAGATTGTTCAAGTTGTACAACTAGTTACGTTAGGTTTTGTCAACCGCTAgctgtttctttttcttccgCGGGTCGATACCGTGTTGGAGTCAGCAGGTTGGTTGATAGCAACAAGACGAAAATACCCCTTGGATAACGTGGGCTGGATACTATGAGTAGAAGGTGAAATAATGACGAATATTACTTGTACTTTCAGATTAAACCATCTTTAAACCACCTCCATTATAGAGATTAAATTGTTGATCcaatatctattctattaaagtacaagcacatttggatttttactctgtttatCACTAAAGAGGcttttttgtattcattaatgacattttggacattctgcattggtttcttttttaattgtttttggtttgtcattaacc is part of the Raphanus sativus cultivar WK10039 chromosome 5, ASM80110v3, whole genome shotgun sequence genome and harbors:
- the LOC108862389 gene encoding delta-1-pyrroline-5-carboxylate dehydrogenase 12A1, mitochondrial, producing the protein MFRVLASRGLRAKSLCDNKSSSFLAPFTSSRWNHSIPFATVDAEEISGAHPAEVQSFVQGKWIGSSNYNTLLDPLNGEPFIKVAEVEESGVQPFVESLAQCPKHGLHNPFKSPERYLLYGDVSTKAAHMLALPKVADFFTRLIQRVAPKSYQQAAGEVFVTRKFLENFCGDQVRFLARSFAVPGNHLGQQSHGYRWPYGPVTIVTPFNFPLEIPLLQLMGALYMGNKPLLKVDSKVSIVMEQMMRLLHYCGLPVEDVDFINSDGKTMNKILLEANPRMTLFTGSSRVAEKLALDLKGRIRLEDAGFDWKVLGPDVQEIDYVAWVCDQDAYACSGQKCSAQSILFVHENWSKTSLLSKLKDLAGRRKLEDLTIGPVLTFTTEAMLEHMENLLKIPGSKLLFGGKPLKNHSIPSIYGALEPTAVYVPIEEILKDSKTYELVTKEIFGPFQIVTEYKKDQLPLVLDALERMHAHLTAAVVSNDPIFIQEVIGNTVNGTTYAGLRGRTTGAPQNHWFGPAGDPRGAGIGTPEAIKLVWSCHREVIYDYGPIPHGWELPAST
- the LOC108862392 gene encoding probable inactive poly [ADP-ribose] polymerase SRO5; this encodes MDYARTESLQASLDSEQEGSTISESGSCDAYDHPRPSFAEEHGLVELLEGDKAYDLIYRNCKSGLGGDQCQLLSILRNGFGTLGARAKLKSFQVFQEAVETKHVGGEGGGGSRVKYGWCAVTKAELKSVLEYGFSQPSNDGSYGRGLYLSPDNALLECVKESAADSEDGMRFLLLSRVILGKSEVVPRGSTQSCPSSPEFDSGVDDLASPKKYIVWSTHMNTHLLPEFLVCIKTPFNFNRKQNQNQSPRRLRSPWMPFPVLIKALSKFLPQSQIFIIQKHYRDQQDMRISRSELIQRVRRITGDKLLVHIIKTLGHKVQQR